The Candidatus Desulfatibia profunda genome contains a region encoding:
- a CDS encoding acetate--CoA ligase family protein yields MDTDALLKQAKQTGKTALNESESKKILKAFGIPVIRETVALTIDSAVTASLEIGFPVVLKGLGAALLHKTELGLVYLDLRDPQAVAEAAASIAAAAGDQLEGFLAQPYIEAKREFVAGLFQDEHFGPVIMFGIGGIYTEALADVTYRLAPLTETDALEMLDEIKAKSLLQDFRGQKAADRKQLVDTLKGLSRIAMEQPELSEIDINPLLITPDGIVCAADALVIKRQKSKEIEYLPAITPVLIGSFFHPGPIAFVGASARIGKWGHILLTCTISGGFQGEIYLVNPKGGTIAGRKVYRSLAEIPGNVDLAVVTIPADKVMDLIPQLKEKKIGNMLLITSGFGETGEAGKALEKALVEQARRAGVLVLGPNTMGICNPHINLYCTGSHVRPRPGSTAMVAQSGNMGTQLLFFAEQQGIGIRGFCGSGNEAMITVEDYLDAFENDALTRTVMLYIESIKNGRRFFESARRLGKKKPVVLLKGGQSRAGNRAAASHTGAMASDANVFDAVCRQAGIIKVERPMDLLDLAAAFSSVPLPLGNRAAVMTLGGGWGVVTADLCSEFGLEVPELSAEILERIDKLLPPYWSRSNPVDIVGEGDNTLPMIILEELMKWDGCDAVINLGIMGRSILVGRLVDSVLKADPAYSSETIDAIKNELIKFEKKYVERIVELMEHYHKPVFGVSLMADEKAQTVYRVAGSQYKGLFYLTPERAVKAFAKMCEYRRFLMKA; encoded by the coding sequence GTGGATACTGACGCGCTGTTAAAGCAGGCTAAACAGACAGGCAAAACCGCACTGAACGAAAGTGAATCAAAAAAAATTCTCAAGGCCTTCGGCATACCGGTCATACGTGAAACCGTTGCTTTAACAATAGATAGCGCTGTCACGGCCAGTCTGGAAATCGGTTTTCCGGTAGTGCTGAAAGGACTCGGAGCCGCGCTTTTGCATAAAACCGAACTCGGTCTGGTATATCTTGATCTCAGAGATCCGCAAGCGGTGGCTGAGGCTGCTGCTTCCATCGCCGCGGCCGCCGGCGATCAACTTGAAGGTTTCCTGGCCCAGCCCTATATCGAAGCAAAAAGAGAGTTTGTTGCCGGGTTGTTTCAAGATGAGCATTTCGGACCTGTAATCATGTTCGGCATAGGAGGTATTTATACGGAAGCTCTGGCAGATGTTACTTATCGACTTGCACCGCTAACTGAAACAGATGCCCTCGAAATGCTTGATGAAATCAAAGCAAAATCACTTCTCCAGGATTTCAGGGGGCAGAAGGCCGCAGACCGAAAACAGCTCGTCGACACATTGAAAGGATTATCGCGGATTGCCATGGAACAGCCGGAACTTAGCGAGATCGATATCAATCCCCTGCTGATAACGCCGGACGGTATTGTTTGTGCGGCAGACGCTCTGGTAATAAAGCGCCAAAAGAGTAAAGAAATCGAGTATCTGCCAGCCATCACCCCCGTCCTTATAGGTTCTTTTTTTCATCCGGGCCCGATCGCCTTTGTCGGGGCTTCCGCCCGGATCGGCAAATGGGGTCACATTCTGTTGACATGCACAATCAGCGGAGGATTCCAAGGTGAAATTTACCTGGTCAATCCCAAAGGGGGTACAATTGCAGGCCGCAAGGTTTACCGGTCCTTGGCGGAGATTCCCGGAAATGTCGACCTGGCGGTGGTAACCATACCCGCTGATAAGGTGATGGACCTGATTCCCCAACTCAAAGAAAAAAAGATCGGCAACATGCTCCTGATAACCTCGGGTTTCGGAGAAACCGGCGAGGCCGGCAAGGCACTTGAGAAGGCGCTCGTCGAACAGGCTAGAAGGGCCGGGGTTTTGGTACTGGGTCCCAATACAATGGGGATCTGCAATCCGCATATCAATCTTTATTGTACCGGCAGTCATGTACGTCCAAGGCCCGGTTCAACGGCGATGGTTGCCCAGTCCGGGAATATGGGTACCCAGTTGTTGTTTTTTGCCGAGCAACAGGGCATCGGCATCCGCGGGTTTTGCGGCTCCGGCAACGAGGCTATGATAACTGTTGAGGATTATCTGGATGCCTTTGAAAACGATGCACTGACAAGAACCGTTATGCTGTATATTGAGAGCATTAAAAACGGACGCCGCTTTTTTGAAAGCGCCCGCCGTTTAGGCAAAAAGAAGCCTGTGGTGCTTTTAAAAGGCGGTCAAAGCCGGGCCGGCAACCGGGCGGCTGCCAGCCACACCGGCGCCATGGCTTCCGATGCAAACGTTTTTGATGCAGTCTGCCGCCAGGCCGGAATCATCAAGGTCGAACGCCCGATGGACCTGCTGGATCTGGCGGCTGCATTTTCATCGGTACCGTTGCCCCTGGGGAATCGAGCGGCCGTCATGACCCTTGGTGGCGGCTGGGGGGTTGTCACCGCTGATCTGTGTTCGGAATTCGGTTTGGAAGTGCCGGAACTTTCCGCTGAAATTCTGGAACGTATCGACAAATTGCTTCCGCCCTACTGGAGTCGATCGAATCCTGTTGATATTGTCGGCGAAGGCGACAATACTTTACCCATGATCATTCTCGAGGAACTGATGAAATGGGACGGCTGTGATGCCGTCATCAACCTGGGTATTATGGGTCGAAGCATTCTGGTGGGACGGCTGGTCGACTCGGTCCTTAAGGCAGATCCCGCCTATTCTTCCGAAACCATCGATGCCATCAAAAACGAGCTGATTAAATTTGAAAAAAAATATGTCGAACGCATTGTCGAGTTAATGGAACATTATCATAAACCGGTATTCGGTGTCAGTCTTATGGCGGACGAAAAGGCGCAAACGGTTTACCGGGTGGCGGGCAGTCAATACAAGGGATTGTTCTATTTGACACCGGAACGGGCGGTGAAAGCGTTTGCCAAGATGTGTGAATACCGACGCTTTTTGATGAAAGCATAA